The Prevotella melaninogenica genome window below encodes:
- a CDS encoding LytTR family DNA-binding domain-containing protein, with protein MSRLTSFLHSRCTIQTNATSWRTSVALGVGIFLFLYLLQPFGISQYRGNTFLMCLGFGVMTIFVQWLCAFLFFKRPLRKNVPITNGYIILYSIAIELAIAISMTLYAAFFFQMPLTWRLFSIFFYWTFLVWVIVTAIFTLVNYNRMLNSRLEEMIKKTTDEQEDILITLHDQNLRGTDLTLPINNLLYIEARKNNVCVCYLKEGKIQKTELRSTLTALKDDLPYDNIFQCHRSFLVNINNISSAKGNSNGYQLRLSGCDDFIPVSRTFVPGLRHFVG; from the coding sequence ATGAGTAGACTAACCTCATTTCTACATAGCAGGTGTACGATACAGACAAATGCCACTTCCTGGCGCACGAGTGTTGCGTTAGGAGTTGGCATTTTTTTGTTTCTTTACCTCCTACAACCCTTTGGAATCAGCCAGTATCGGGGTAATACATTCCTGATGTGTCTTGGTTTTGGTGTCATGACTATCTTCGTTCAATGGCTTTGTGCTTTCCTTTTCTTCAAAAGACCATTACGAAAAAATGTCCCAATCACCAATGGTTATATAATTCTTTATAGTATTGCTATTGAGTTGGCAATAGCAATCTCTATGACGCTCTATGCTGCTTTCTTCTTCCAGATGCCATTAACATGGCGGCTATTCAGTATATTCTTTTATTGGACTTTCCTTGTTTGGGTAATCGTTACGGCTATTTTTACGTTGGTAAACTATAACCGTATGTTGAATAGTAGACTGGAAGAAATGATAAAGAAGACTACGGATGAGCAGGAGGATATCCTTATCACGCTGCATGATCAGAACCTGCGTGGAACCGATCTTACCTTACCTATCAACAATCTACTCTATATTGAAGCCCGAAAAAACAATGTCTGCGTATGTTATCTAAAAGAAGGTAAGATACAAAAAACCGAACTTCGTTCTACGTTGACAGCCTTGAAAGATGACCTCCCTTACGATAATATCTTTCAGTGTCACCGTTCCTTCCTTGTGAATATCAATAACATATCTTCTGCAAAAGGCAATTCCAACGGTTATCAACTTCGTCTTTCAGGTTGTGATGACTTCATTCCAGTCTCCCGCACCTTTGTTCCCGGCCTCCGCCACTTCGTTGGTTAA
- a CDS encoding 2-oxoacid:ferredoxin oxidoreductase subunit beta has translation MNQYTAQDFKKGQPRWCPGCGDHFFLASLQKAMAELGVPPYETAVISGIGCSSRLPYYANTYAMQTIHGRAAAISTGAKVTNPNLTIWQVSGDGDALAIGGNHFIHAMRRNVDLNMILLNNRIYGLTKGQYSPTSPRGFVSKSSPYGTTEDPFRPAELCFGARGNFFARSVASDNTETIEILKAAYLHKGAAVCEILQNCVIFNDGCHNSVYTSQGRKENAIYVKHGEPLIFGPNQEFGLVQEGFGLKVVKIGENGITRDDILVHDAHSQDNTLQLKLAMMSNEDGFPVALGVIRDVEAPTYDAAVNQQIEEVKAQKHYHTFMEMLETNDIWEVKE, from the coding sequence ATGAATCAATATACAGCACAAGATTTTAAGAAGGGACAACCACGTTGGTGTCCTGGCTGTGGCGACCATTTCTTCCTTGCCAGCTTGCAGAAAGCAATGGCAGAGTTAGGTGTTCCACCTTATGAAACAGCCGTTATCAGTGGTATCGGATGCTCAAGCCGATTACCTTATTATGCTAATACATACGCTATGCAGACCATTCATGGTCGTGCAGCAGCCATCTCTACTGGGGCAAAGGTGACCAACCCAAACCTTACCATCTGGCAGGTTTCGGGCGATGGTGACGCACTTGCTATCGGTGGTAACCACTTTATCCATGCGATGCGTCGTAATGTGGATTTGAATATGATTCTTCTGAACAACCGTATCTACGGTCTAACGAAGGGACAGTATTCACCAACCAGTCCACGTGGCTTCGTCTCTAAGTCAAGTCCTTATGGTACTACGGAAGACCCATTCCGCCCAGCAGAACTCTGTTTCGGTGCGCGTGGCAACTTCTTTGCACGTAGTGTTGCCAGCGATAATACCGAGACAATTGAAATTCTCAAGGCTGCTTATCTGCATAAGGGTGCTGCCGTGTGTGAGATTTTACAAAACTGTGTTATCTTCAACGATGGTTGTCACAACTCAGTCTATACCTCACAAGGTCGTAAGGAGAATGCTATCTATGTCAAGCATGGCGAACCATTGATCTTCGGTCCCAACCAAGAGTTTGGACTTGTACAAGAAGGCTTTGGCTTGAAGGTGGTTAAAATCGGTGAGAATGGTATTACTCGCGATGATATCCTCGTACATGATGCTCACAGTCAGGATAATACCTTACAGCTGAAACTCGCAATGATGAGCAACGAAGACGGCTTCCCTGTAGCCCTCGGAGTTATCCGTGACGTTGAGGCTCCTACCTATGACGCTGCTGTCAATCAGCAGATAGAAGAGGTGAAGGCGCAGAAGCATTACCATACCTTTATGGAGATGCTCGAAACCAACGATATTTGGGAAGTAAAAGAGTAA
- a CDS encoding 2-oxoacid:acceptor oxidoreductase subunit alpha, translating to MEEQIEVKELDSVVVHFSGDSGDGMQLAGNIFTTVSATVGNGVSTFPDYPADIRAPQGSLTGVSGFQVHIGAGKVYTPGDLCDVLVAMNAAALKMQYKHCKPNSTIIIDTDSFGQRDLQKAEFRSDDYLGEMGIDPDRVVACPITKMVKDCLADTGMDNKSMLKCRNMFALGLVCWLFSRDLELVNNYLETKFKKKPAIAEANIKVVRAGYDYGHNVHASVPNTYRIESTVKQPGRYMDITGNKATAYGLMAAAERAGLRLFLGSYPITPATDILHELSKHKSMGVTTVQCEDEIAGCASAIGAAFAGALAATSTSGPGICLKSEAMNLALIDELPLVIIDVQRGGPSTGMPTKSEQTDLLQVLYGRNGESPMPVIAATSPTDCFDAAYNACKIALEHMTPVVLLTDAFIANGSSAWKLPNIEDLPEIHPHYVTEDQKYKYTPYKRDPKTLARYWAIPGTEGYTHILGGLEKDGETGAISTDPENHDKMDHLRWNKVARIPVPDLVVQGDEEDADLLIVGFGSTYGHLYSAMKELRRKGNKVALAQFKYVNPLPKNTAEVLSRYMKVVVAEQNLGQLAALLRIRINHFAPYQYNQVKGQPFVVTELVTTFEKLLKAPLPKEETGTFYTKILE from the coding sequence ATGGAAGAACAAATCGAAGTGAAAGAACTCGACAGTGTTGTAGTGCACTTTTCTGGTGACTCAGGTGATGGTATGCAGCTTGCGGGTAATATTTTCACCACTGTCTCGGCTACAGTCGGCAATGGTGTGTCTACTTTCCCAGACTATCCGGCTGACATCCGTGCCCCGCAAGGCTCCTTGACAGGTGTGAGTGGATTCCAGGTTCATATCGGTGCGGGCAAGGTTTATACGCCTGGTGACCTCTGTGACGTTCTTGTAGCAATGAATGCCGCTGCGTTGAAGATGCAGTATAAGCATTGTAAGCCTAACAGTACAATCATTATCGACACTGATTCATTCGGACAGCGTGACCTTCAGAAGGCTGAATTCCGCAGTGATGACTATTTAGGCGAGATGGGTATCGACCCTGATCGGGTAGTGGCTTGTCCGATAACAAAGATGGTGAAGGACTGTTTGGCTGATACTGGCATGGATAATAAGTCTATGCTAAAGTGCCGTAATATGTTTGCCTTGGGTCTTGTCTGCTGGCTTTTCAGTCGTGACTTAGAGTTGGTAAACAACTATCTTGAGACAAAGTTTAAGAAGAAACCAGCCATTGCAGAGGCGAATATAAAGGTAGTACGTGCAGGATATGACTATGGTCATAACGTACATGCTTCTGTTCCTAATACCTATCGTATTGAGTCAACAGTGAAACAGCCTGGCCGTTATATGGATATTACAGGTAATAAGGCTACTGCTTATGGTCTGATGGCTGCGGCTGAGCGTGCTGGCTTGCGTCTTTTCTTAGGTTCTTATCCTATCACGCCTGCAACAGATATCTTACATGAGTTGTCAAAGCATAAGTCAATGGGTGTGACAACGGTACAGTGTGAGGACGAGATTGCTGGTTGTGCATCGGCTATTGGTGCTGCTTTCGCTGGTGCTTTGGCTGCTACTTCAACCTCTGGTCCGGGTATCTGTTTGAAGAGTGAGGCAATGAACCTTGCACTTATTGATGAACTTCCATTGGTGATTATCGACGTACAGCGTGGTGGTCCGTCAACGGGTATGCCTACGAAGAGTGAGCAGACCGACCTCTTGCAGGTGCTTTATGGTCGTAATGGTGAGAGTCCAATGCCTGTCATTGCAGCGACAAGTCCTACAGACTGCTTCGATGCAGCCTATAATGCTTGTAAGATAGCATTGGAACATATGACGCCAGTAGTGCTCCTTACCGATGCATTCATTGCTAATGGTTCTTCTGCTTGGAAGCTTCCAAACATCGAAGATTTGCCTGAAATCCATCCACATTACGTCACAGAAGACCAGAAGTATAAGTACACTCCATACAAACGTGACCCTAAGACATTAGCACGTTACTGGGCTATCCCTGGCACGGAGGGCTATACACACATCCTTGGTGGTTTGGAGAAAGATGGTGAGACAGGTGCTATCTCAACCGATCCAGAGAACCATGACAAGATGGACCACCTTCGTTGGAACAAGGTGGCACGTATTCCTGTACCTGATTTGGTTGTTCAAGGCGACGAGGAAGATGCCGACTTGCTTATTGTTGGCTTCGGTAGTACTTACGGTCATCTCTATTCTGCAATGAAGGAATTGCGTAGAAAGGGAAATAAGGTTGCTTTGGCACAGTTCAAGTATGTGAACCCATTGCCAAAGAACACTGCAGAAGTGCTTAGTCGTTACATGAAAGTCGTTGTTGCAGAACAAAATCTTGGTCAGCTTGCAGCCCTCTTGCGTATTCGTATCAACCACTTCGCTCCTTATCAGTATAACCAAGTTAAGGGACAACCATTCGTTGTCACGGAGTTGGTTACTACTTTTGAGAAACTTCTCAAGGCTCCACTACCAAAGGAGGAAACCGGTACTTTCTATACGAAGATACTTGAGTAG
- a CDS encoding glycoside hydrolase family 16 protein, with the protein MSQKKNNKRLLAVLTMALFSIVSFAQGVKLADGVEPLPADAETPGSEYTLVFHDEFNEPDGTLPNTKVWRYCTRRPQVTWARFLSNSPEVAFMKDGNLVLRAIPNSDRSKDDVEMLSGGIETSQSFTFRFGRVECRAMVNPFIGNFPAIWMMPKSKFGWPKGGEIDIFEQIDNEQRCYATVHSAWTQSHGNEPHSGNLWMSMNRYHTYAVEWEEDVLTFFADGKRVFQYKKQNDSQEQWPFDKSNFYLILNQSVGNGSWAKKADVNHTYEMRVDWIRVYQKEKHIPMSISVPMTKIQESTESDDIYSLQGAKIGTHESELPKGIYVLNGKKFVK; encoded by the coding sequence ATGTCACAAAAGAAGAACAACAAGAGATTGCTTGCAGTGCTTACAATGGCATTGTTTTCCATAGTATCCTTTGCACAGGGAGTCAAGTTGGCTGATGGTGTTGAGCCATTGCCAGCGGATGCAGAAACACCGGGCTCAGAATATACACTTGTCTTCCATGATGAGTTTAATGAGCCGGATGGCACCTTGCCTAATACAAAGGTGTGGAGATACTGTACGCGCCGTCCCCAAGTGACATGGGCACGCTTCTTGAGCAACTCTCCTGAGGTCGCTTTTATGAAGGATGGTAATCTCGTTTTGCGTGCCATTCCTAATTCTGATAGGTCAAAAGATGATGTGGAAATGCTTTCAGGCGGTATCGAAACCAGTCAGAGTTTCACCTTTCGCTTTGGTCGTGTAGAGTGTCGGGCAATGGTTAATCCTTTTATAGGTAATTTCCCTGCTATCTGGATGATGCCAAAGTCAAAGTTTGGATGGCCGAAAGGCGGTGAGATTGATATCTTTGAGCAGATTGATAATGAGCAGCGTTGTTATGCAACCGTGCACTCTGCGTGGACACAAAGTCATGGAAATGAGCCACATTCTGGCAATCTTTGGATGTCGATGAATCGTTATCATACCTATGCCGTAGAGTGGGAAGAGGACGTGCTGACCTTCTTTGCTGATGGTAAGCGCGTGTTCCAATATAAGAAACAGAATGATAGTCAGGAGCAATGGCCGTTTGATAAGTCTAATTTCTACCTGATTCTCAATCAGTCAGTGGGCAATGGTTCATGGGCAAAAAAGGCAGATGTCAACCATACCTACGAGATGCGCGTCGATTGGATACGTGTCTATCAAAAGGAGAAGCATATCCCTATGAGTATCAGTGTCCCAATGACAAAGATACAGGAAAGTACTGAAAGCGATGATATTTATTCGTTGCAGGGTGCTAAGATAGGGACTCATGAGAGCGAATTGCCAAAGGGAATCTATGTTCTTAATGGTAAGAAGTTTGTTAAATAA
- a CDS encoding polysaccharide deacetylase family protein: MILLSFDTEEFDVPREHGVDFSLEEGMKVSIEGTNRILDILKANNVCATFFCTGNFAELAPEVMERIKNEGHEVACHGVDHWQPKPEDVFRSKEIIERITGVKVAGYRQPRMFPVSDEDIEKAGYLYNSSLNPAFIPGRYMHLTTPRTWFMQGKVMQIPASVSPHLRIPLFWLSMHNFPEWFYLRLVRQVLRHDGYFVTYFHPWEFYDLKSHPEFKMPFIIKNHSGHELEQRLDRFIKAMKADKQEFITYVDFVNRQKK, from the coding sequence ATGATATTACTGAGCTTCGATACAGAAGAGTTTGATGTACCACGTGAACATGGGGTAGACTTCTCCCTTGAAGAGGGTATGAAGGTATCCATTGAGGGTACGAATCGCATCCTCGACATACTGAAGGCGAATAACGTCTGTGCTACCTTCTTCTGCACTGGCAACTTTGCAGAACTGGCACCAGAGGTCATGGAGCGTATTAAGAACGAAGGTCACGAGGTCGCTTGCCATGGTGTTGACCATTGGCAACCTAAGCCTGAGGACGTTTTCCGCTCTAAGGAAATCATCGAACGTATAACTGGTGTGAAGGTTGCGGGCTATCGTCAGCCACGTATGTTCCCTGTATCGGATGAGGATATAGAGAAGGCTGGCTACCTTTATAACTCTTCTTTGAATCCTGCTTTTATACCGGGTCGATATATGCACCTCACCACTCCACGTACATGGTTTATGCAAGGTAAGGTAATGCAGATACCTGCCAGCGTTAGTCCACACCTACGTATTCCGCTCTTTTGGTTGTCTATGCATAACTTCCCAGAGTGGTTCTATCTTCGTTTGGTACGGCAGGTATTGCGCCACGATGGCTATTTCGTGACCTATTTCCACCCATGGGAGTTCTATGATCTAAAGTCACATCCAGAGTTCAAGATGCCTTTTATCATCAAGAACCACAGTGGACACGAATTGGAACAGCGACTCGACCGCTTTATCAAAGCAATGAAAGCAGACAAGCAGGAGTTTATTACCTACGTAGACTTTGTCAACAGACAGAAGAAATAA